A genomic segment from Sphingomonas astaxanthinifaciens DSM 22298 encodes:
- a CDS encoding TetR/AcrR family transcriptional regulator, which translates to MNIPERHLGKGRPREFCVDQALTAALGVFWTKGYEGSSLSDLTEAMGITRPSLYAAFGNKEELFRKALDLYEREKLAYVSEALAAPTSRGVVERLLTGALENLGGSECEPRGCLRVITSMTCGAEAASVREDLHARRASSQAALVARMAKAVADGDFPAGTDPESITNYLLAILQGLSVQANSGASHEQLEDVVRTSLAVWPGR; encoded by the coding sequence ATGAATATCCCCGAGCGGCATCTGGGCAAGGGCAGGCCCCGCGAGTTCTGCGTCGACCAGGCGCTGACGGCGGCCCTCGGCGTGTTCTGGACCAAGGGTTACGAGGGCTCGTCGCTGAGCGATCTCACCGAGGCGATGGGGATCACGAGGCCCAGCCTCTATGCGGCCTTCGGCAACAAGGAAGAGCTCTTCCGCAAGGCGCTCGACCTCTACGAACGCGAGAAGCTGGCCTATGTCAGCGAGGCGCTGGCGGCCCCGACCTCGCGCGGCGTGGTCGAGCGGCTGCTGACGGGCGCGCTCGAGAATCTTGGCGGGAGCGAGTGCGAGCCGCGCGGCTGCCTCCGGGTCATCACCTCGATGACCTGCGGCGCCGAGGCGGCCTCGGTCCGCGAGGATCTTCACGCCCGCCGCGCTTCGTCGCAGGCGGCGCTGGTCGCGCGGATGGCAAAGGCGGTCGCCGACGGCGATTTTCCCGCCGGGACCGATCCCGAGAGCATCACCAACTACCTGCTGGCGATCCTCCAGGGCCTGTCGGTGCAGGCCAATAGCGGCGCCTCGCACGAGCAGCTCGAGGATGTCGTGCGGACCAGCCTCGCGGTCTGGCCGGGGCGCTAA